The following coding sequences lie in one Oncorhynchus masou masou isolate Uvic2021 chromosome 20, UVic_Omas_1.1, whole genome shotgun sequence genomic window:
- the LOC135506445 gene encoding uncharacterized PE-PGRS family protein PE_PGRS54-like, whose product MKGEVGSGKKGEVGSGKKGEVGNGMKGEVGSGKTGEVGSGKKGEVGSGKKGEVGSGKKGEVGNGMKGEVGSGKKGEVGSGKKGEVGNGMKGEVGSGKTGEVGSGKKGEVGSGKKGEVGSGKKGEVGSGKKGEVGSGKKGEVGSGKKGEVGNGMKGEVGSGKTGEVGSGKKGEVGSGKKGEVGSGKKGEVGSGKKGEVGSGKKGEVGSGKKGEVGSGKKGEVGSGKKGGKKGEVGSGKKGEVGSGKKGEVGSGKKGEVGSGKKGEVGSGKKGEVGSGKKGEVGSGKEGEVGSGKKGEVGSGKKGEVGSGKKGEVVSGKKGEVGSGKKGEVGSGKKGEVGSGKKGEVGSGKKGEVGSGKKGEVGGGKKGEVGSGKKGEVGSGKKGEVGSGKKGEVGSAATVPHPVVYAASGPLPFGHRGQRLLHHHPGGDYSLILTYFYSHLKGK is encoded by the exons ATGAAAGGAGAAGTGGGCAGTGGTAAGAAAGGAGAAGTGGGCAGTGGTAAGAAAGGGGAAGTGGGCAACGGTATGAAAGGAGAAGTGGGCAGTGGTAAGACAGGAGAAGTGGGCAGTGGTAAGAAAGGGGAAGTGGGCAGTGGTAAGAAAGGAGAAGTGGGCAGTGGTAAGAAAGGGGAAGTGGGCAACGGTATGAAAGGAGAAGTGGGCAGTGGTAAGAAAGGAGAAGTGGGCAGTGGTAAGAAAGGGGAAGTGGGCAACGGTATGAAAGGAGAAGTGGGCAGTGGTAAGACAGGAGAAGTGGGCAGTGGTAAGAAAGGGGAAGTGGGCAGTGGTAAGAAAGGAGAAGTGGGCAGTGGTAAGAAAGGAGAAGTGGGCAGTGGTAAGAAAGGAGAAGTGGGCAGTGGTAAGAAAGGAGAAGTGGGCAGTGGTAAGAAAGGAGAAGTGGGCAACGGTATGAAAGGAGAAGTGGGCAGTGGTAAGACAGGAGAAGTGGGCAGTGGTAAGAAAGGGGAAGTGGGCAGTGGTAAGAAAGGGGAAGTGGGCAGTGGTAAGAAAGGGGAAGTGGGCAGTGGTAAGAAAGGAGAAGTGGGCAGTGGTAAGAAAGGAGAAGTGGGCAGTGGTAAGAAAGGAGAAGTGGGCAGTGGTAAGAAAGGGGAAGTGGGCAGTGGTAAGAAAGG TGGTAAGAAAGGGGAAGTGGGCAGTGGTAAGAAAGGGGAAGTGGGCAGTGGTAAGAAAGGAGAAGTGGGCAGTGGTAAGAAAGGAGAAGTGGGCAGTGGTAAGAAAGGAGAAGTGGGCAGTGGTAAGAAAGGGGAAGTGGGCAGTGGTAAGAAAGGGGAAGTGGGCAGTGGTAAGGAAGGGGAAGTGGGCAGTGGTAAGAAAGGGGAAGTGGGCAGTGGTAAGAAAGGGGAAGTGGGCAGTGGTAAGAAAGGAGAAGTGGTCAGTGGTAAGAAAGGAGAAGTGGGCAGTGGTAAGAAAGGAGAAGTGGGCAGTGGTAAGAAAGGGGAAGTGGGCAGTGGTAAGAAAGGGGAAGTGGGCAGTGGTAAGAAAGGAGAAGTGGGCAGTGGTAAGAAAGGGGAAGTGGGCGGTGGTAAGAAAGGAGAAGTGGGCAGTGGTAAGAAAGGGGAAGTGGGCAGTGGTAAGAAAGGGGAAGTGGGCAGTGGTAAGAAAGGGGAAGTGGGCAGTG CTGCAACTGTCCCCCATCCTGTTGTCTATGCTGCATCTGGGCCCCTACCATTTGGGCACCGGGGCCAAAGGCTCCTTCATCACCACCCTGGTGGAGATTACTCCCTCATCCTCACCTACTTCTACAGCCACCTCAAAGGAAAATGA